In Pelmatolapia mariae isolate MD_Pm_ZW linkage group LG13, Pm_UMD_F_2, whole genome shotgun sequence, a genomic segment contains:
- the pwwp2b gene encoding PWWP domain-containing protein 2B isoform X2, with amino-acid sequence MEAVAEELRAGSRVPVTIDQIVNDTLVVTLTYRERIYTGILLDCNKKTGLFCLPDFTTKLGDCQESKPASEIQEVLSEDSVSKSPSQISHRPKDENTLPESSIPTPPLPCPVPTPVPAGQTPYPPYFEGAPFPQPLWVRHTYSQWVPQPPPRPIKRKKRRTREPGRMTISTIRLRPRQVLCEKCKNTLNSDEDSKDGMSNTKTSRKENSLQSDDDGYDKDTPNKLSRKEDTVTAKDTKRRENGTSLDSKRLRKDKRCEADGEKYPGTDVIPHSPVIKISYSTPQGKGEVMKIPARVHGSVKPFCPKQLVQNGVGENDKATSDATKEQRHILDATRSGLTVSIPKLKLTRPFANVGQDTPSPKIRLRPPQRDTEESVVEYDAELVGGTRRRSPRGPGPCLPHSEDSGEGKNSLELWSGSSGEEADRGHSDLTLLINFRKRKADSSSLSVCSSDSLDESKSFSSDGTSPELCDLAPGEDLSVTSSSVPSRDDCKTVPPLTVRLHTRSMTKCVTEEGHAIAVGDIVWGKIHGFPWWPARVLSISGTRKQETASCEAQWPQAKVAWFGSPTTSQLSVAKLSPFRELFRSRFNRKKKGMYRRAILEAAKAVGHMSPEITSLLSHCDT; translated from the exons ATGGAGGCTGTGGCCGAGGAGCTGCGGGCCGGCTCTCGGGTACCTGTCACTATCGATCAAATAGTTAACGATACACTGGTGGTGACGCTGACCTATCGAGAAAGGATCTACACGGGGATTTTACTCGATTGCAACAAAAA GACCGGGCTATTTTGTCTACCAGATTTCACAACAAAACTCGGGGACTGCCAAGAATCTAAACCTGCTTCTGAAATCCAAGAAGTTCTGAGCGAGGACTCGGTTTCCAAATCTCCCAGCCAGATTTCACACAGACCAAAGGATGAAAACACTCTCCCTGAAAGCAGCATACCTACACCTCCTCTACCCTGCCCCGTTCCCACACCAGTgccagctggacagactccttATCCTCCTTATTTTGAAGGAGCCCCCTTCCCCCAGCCCTTATGGGTGCgccacacctacagccaatggGTACCTCAACCCCCTCCACGACCAAtcaagagaaagaagaggcgaaCGCGAGAGCCCGGCCGTATGACCATAAGTACTATCCGTCTGCGGCCTCGGCAGGTACTGTGTGAAAAGTGCAAGAACACACTAAATAGTGACGAGGACAGCAAAGATGGCATGAGCAACACCAAGACCTCTAGAAAAGAAAATTCACTACAAAGTGACGATGACGGCTACGACAAGGATACCCCTAATAAGTTGTCGAGAAAAGAGGACACAGTCACAGCCAAGGACACTAAAAGACGGGAAAATGGCACCAGCCTTGATAGTAAGCGTCTCAGAAAGGACAAAAGGTGCGAGGCTGATGGGGAGAAGTACCCTGGAACTGATGTTATTCCACACAGTCCCGTCATAAAGATCTCCTACAGCACTCCACAGGGCAAGGGGGAGGTTATGAAGATCCCGGCGCGAGTCCACGGTTCAGTCAAACCATTCTGCCCCAAACAGCTAGTGCAGAATGGCGTGGGGGAAAACGATAAGGCAACTTCTGATGCCACCAAGGAACAGCGGCACATTCTAGATGCCACAAGGTCTGGCCTCACTGTGTCCATTCCCAAACTCAAACTAACAAGACCTTTTGCAAATGTAGGTCAGGACACACCTTCTCCAAAGATCCGTTTGAGACCCCCTCAGAGGGACACTGAGGAGAGCGTGGTCGAGTATGATGCGGAACTTGTTGGAGGCACCAGGAGACGGAGCCCTAGGGGGCCCGGGCCGTGCCTCCCACACTCCGAAGACTCAGGAGAAGGCAAGAACTCTCTGGAATTGTGGTCAGGGAGTTCAGGTGAGGAGGCGGATCGCGGCCACAGCGACCTCACCCTTCTCATTAACTTCCGTAAGCGTAAAGCGGATTCTTCTAGTTTGTCGGTGTGCAGTAGCGACAGCCTGGACGAGTCCAAGTCCTTCAGCTCGGACGGCACCTCACCAGAGCTGTGCGATCTGGCGCCTGGTGAAGACCTCTCTGTAACCTCATCTTCTGTACCTTCACGGGACGACTGCAAGACGGTGCCGCCTCTCACAGTGCGGCTTCACACCCGCAGCATGACAAAGTGCGTGACAGAAGAAGGTCACGCCATAGCGGTGGGTGACATCGTGTGGGGGAAAATCCACGGCTTCCCCTGGTGGCCCGCACGCGTCCTGAGCATCAGCGGCACTCGCAAGCAGGAGACAGCCAGTTGCGAGGCCCAGTGGCCCCAAGCCAAGGTGGCGTGGTTCGGTTCACCCACAACCTCCCAGCTTTCTGTTGCCAAACTGTCGCCCTTCAGAGAGCTCTTCAGGTCCCGCTTCAACCGGAAGAAGAAAGGGATGTACCGGAGAGCTATCCTGGAGGCAGCCAAGGCCGTGGGTCACATGAGCCCGGAGATTACATCACTGCTTTCTCACTGCGACACGTAG
- the LOC134640224 gene encoding leucine-rich repeat-containing protein 27-like isoform X2 — protein sequence MTSPEKEAELPGAQLSFVFGSSVVRAPIPRTPPEDADPQEPAECYSTETLCLSRSQLKHVPDSPLRNSKLKYLSLEGNQICSIPGSVFISLPNLLWLDLRKNLIESLPPEIGLHRCLKTLLLEGNPISELPPELGNVITLKGLNLRDCPIHFPPQEIVQQGLQSILQYLRSALAHRPVSARKTPPELPAVEKLQLLELRGMEEQEESGDVEELQRFKELKHQLILLDRAELGSIPQRDKNLNPKLLLSGRRKKTATKAGMIPQLPLFDSPPWKRPEERKQAAMKELNEKKAILEQKRKSQVSLQKCCTQARISQDKKMSEHKEKKHERQKRREEAEVDSKPGFEDSSGAPRTSGGCEGDRSARDLERQICARAEKIQERCRNPRGTASEQMAAAMEDVEEMRKLQMRLLERKRTQGRDLEKTFMIFTGDTWPGFLDK from the exons ATGACTTCCCCGGAGAAGGAGGCTGAGCTTCCTGGTGCGCAGCTTAGCTTTGTCTTTGGGAGCAGTGTTGTCAGAGCGCCGATCCCCCGCACTCCTCCCGAGGATGCCGATCCACAGGAGCCCGCTGAATGTTATTCAACAGAGACGCTATGTCTGAGCAGATCTCAGCTGAAACATGTTCCAGACAGTCCTTTGAGAAATAGCAAGCTAAAG TATTTGAGTCTTGAAGGCAACCAGATATGCAGTATTCCAGGCTCCGTGTTTATCAGCTTGCCCAACCTACTGTGGTTAGATCTCAGGAAAAACCTAATTGAGTCACTCCCACCTGAAATTGGCTTGCACAG GTGCTTGAAAACACTGCTCTTAGAAGGGAATCCTATCTCTGAACTTCCACCTGAACTGG GAAATGTGATTACCCTCAAAGGTCTGAACCTAAGGGACTGCCCAATCCACTTTCCTCCACAAGAGATTGTGCAGCAGGGACTCCAGTCCATCCTTCAGTACCTGAGGAGTGCTCTGGCTCACCGGCCAGTCAGCGCAAGGAAGACCCCTCCAG AGTTGCCAGCAGTGGAGAAACTCCAGCTGTTAGAGCTGAGGGGTATGGAGGAGCAGGAAGAGTCAGGGGATGTGGAGGAGCTGCAGAGGTTCAAGGAACTCAAGCATCAGTTGATCCTACTGGACAGAGCTGAGCTGGGCTCAATACCACAACGTGATAAAAACCTAAACCCCAAACTTCTCCTTTCTGGCAGGAG AAAAAAGACAGCCACCAAGGCCGGCATGATTCCCCAGCTCCCCCTTTTTGACTCGCCTCCTTGGAAGAGGCCAGAGGAAAGGAAGCAGGCTGCAATGAAGGAGTTGAACGAGAAGAAGGCTATTCTCGAGCAGAAGAGAAA AAGCCAAGTGTCTCTTCAGAAGTGCTGCACACAAGCCAGAATCTCACAAGACAAGAAAATGTCTGAGCACAAAGAGAAGAAGcatgaaagacaaaaaaggcGTGAG GAAGCAGAAGTAGATTCAAAACCTGGTTTTGAGGACAGCAGTGGTGCTCCTCGGACGTCTGGCGGGTGTGAAGGGGACAG ATCGGCCCGGGACCTGGAACGGCAGATTTGTGCCCGTGCCGAgaagatacaggagaggtgcaGGAATCCCAGGGGCACAGCAAGCGAGCAGATGGCAGCAGCGATGGAGGATGTGGAAGAG ATGAGGAAGTTACAGATGCGGCTCCTGGAGAGGAAGAGAACTCAAGGACGAGATCTTGAAAAAACTTTCATGATCTTTACTGGGGACACCTGGCCTGGTTTCCTTGATAAGTGA
- the pwwp2b gene encoding PWWP domain-containing protein 2B isoform X1: MEAVAEELRAGSRVPVTIDQIVNDTLVVTLTYRERIYTGILLDCNKKTGLFCLPDFTTKLGDCQESKPASEIQEVLSEDSVSKSPSQISHRPKDENTLPESSIPTPPLPCPVPTPVPAGQTPYPPYFEGAPFPQPLWVRHTYSQWVPQPPPRPIKRKKRRTREPGRMTISTIRLRPRQVLCEKCKNTLNSDEDSKDGMSNTKTSRKENSLQSDDDGYDKDTPNKLSRKEDTVTAKDTKRRENGTSLDSKRLRKDKRCEADGEKYPGTDVIPHSPVIKISYSTPQGKGEVMKIPARVHGSVKPFCPKQLVQNGVGENDKATSDATKEQRHILDATRSGLTVSIPKLKLTRPFANVGQDTPSPKIRLRPPQRDTEESVVEYDAELVGGTRRRSPRGPGPCLPHSEDSGEGKNSLELWSGSSGEEADRGHSDLTLLINFRKRKADSSSLSVCSSDSLDESKSFSSDGTSPELCDLAPGEDLSVTSSSVPSRDDCKTVPPLTVRLHTRSMTKCVTEEGHAIAVGDIVWGKIHGFPWWPARVLSISGTRKQETASCEAQWPQAKVAWFGSPTTSQLSVAKLSPFRELFRSRFNRKKKGMYRRAILEAAKAVGHMSPEITSLLSHCDTA, encoded by the exons ATGGAGGCTGTGGCCGAGGAGCTGCGGGCCGGCTCTCGGGTACCTGTCACTATCGATCAAATAGTTAACGATACACTGGTGGTGACGCTGACCTATCGAGAAAGGATCTACACGGGGATTTTACTCGATTGCAACAAAAA GACCGGGCTATTTTGTCTACCAGATTTCACAACAAAACTCGGGGACTGCCAAGAATCTAAACCTGCTTCTGAAATCCAAGAAGTTCTGAGCGAGGACTCGGTTTCCAAATCTCCCAGCCAGATTTCACACAGACCAAAGGATGAAAACACTCTCCCTGAAAGCAGCATACCTACACCTCCTCTACCCTGCCCCGTTCCCACACCAGTgccagctggacagactccttATCCTCCTTATTTTGAAGGAGCCCCCTTCCCCCAGCCCTTATGGGTGCgccacacctacagccaatggGTACCTCAACCCCCTCCACGACCAAtcaagagaaagaagaggcgaaCGCGAGAGCCCGGCCGTATGACCATAAGTACTATCCGTCTGCGGCCTCGGCAGGTACTGTGTGAAAAGTGCAAGAACACACTAAATAGTGACGAGGACAGCAAAGATGGCATGAGCAACACCAAGACCTCTAGAAAAGAAAATTCACTACAAAGTGACGATGACGGCTACGACAAGGATACCCCTAATAAGTTGTCGAGAAAAGAGGACACAGTCACAGCCAAGGACACTAAAAGACGGGAAAATGGCACCAGCCTTGATAGTAAGCGTCTCAGAAAGGACAAAAGGTGCGAGGCTGATGGGGAGAAGTACCCTGGAACTGATGTTATTCCACACAGTCCCGTCATAAAGATCTCCTACAGCACTCCACAGGGCAAGGGGGAGGTTATGAAGATCCCGGCGCGAGTCCACGGTTCAGTCAAACCATTCTGCCCCAAACAGCTAGTGCAGAATGGCGTGGGGGAAAACGATAAGGCAACTTCTGATGCCACCAAGGAACAGCGGCACATTCTAGATGCCACAAGGTCTGGCCTCACTGTGTCCATTCCCAAACTCAAACTAACAAGACCTTTTGCAAATGTAGGTCAGGACACACCTTCTCCAAAGATCCGTTTGAGACCCCCTCAGAGGGACACTGAGGAGAGCGTGGTCGAGTATGATGCGGAACTTGTTGGAGGCACCAGGAGACGGAGCCCTAGGGGGCCCGGGCCGTGCCTCCCACACTCCGAAGACTCAGGAGAAGGCAAGAACTCTCTGGAATTGTGGTCAGGGAGTTCAGGTGAGGAGGCGGATCGCGGCCACAGCGACCTCACCCTTCTCATTAACTTCCGTAAGCGTAAAGCGGATTCTTCTAGTTTGTCGGTGTGCAGTAGCGACAGCCTGGACGAGTCCAAGTCCTTCAGCTCGGACGGCACCTCACCAGAGCTGTGCGATCTGGCGCCTGGTGAAGACCTCTCTGTAACCTCATCTTCTGTACCTTCACGGGACGACTGCAAGACGGTGCCGCCTCTCACAGTGCGGCTTCACACCCGCAGCATGACAAAGTGCGTGACAGAAGAAGGTCACGCCATAGCGGTGGGTGACATCGTGTGGGGGAAAATCCACGGCTTCCCCTGGTGGCCCGCACGCGTCCTGAGCATCAGCGGCACTCGCAAGCAGGAGACAGCCAGTTGCGAGGCCCAGTGGCCCCAAGCCAAGGTGGCGTGGTTCGGTTCACCCACAACCTCCCAGCTTTCTGTTGCCAAACTGTCGCCCTTCAGAGAGCTCTTCAGGTCCCGCTTCAACCGGAAGAAGAAAGGGATGTACCGGAGAGCTATCCTGGAGGCAGCCAAGGCCGTGGGTCACATGAGCCCGGAGATTACATCACTGCTTTCTCACTGCGACAC
- the LOC134640224 gene encoding leucine-rich repeat-containing protein 27-like isoform X1 has translation MDGWSRFTDWETGLTRYLHSVRIRQTTRNFSAKRHLCILSIPVKRLGLFCAMTSPEKEAELPGAQLSFVFGSSVVRAPIPRTPPEDADPQEPAECYSTETLCLSRSQLKHVPDSPLRNSKLKYLSLEGNQICSIPGSVFISLPNLLWLDLRKNLIESLPPEIGLHRCLKTLLLEGNPISELPPELGNVITLKGLNLRDCPIHFPPQEIVQQGLQSILQYLRSALAHRPVSARKTPPELPAVEKLQLLELRGMEEQEESGDVEELQRFKELKHQLILLDRAELGSIPQRDKNLNPKLLLSGRRKKTATKAGMIPQLPLFDSPPWKRPEERKQAAMKELNEKKAILEQKRKSQVSLQKCCTQARISQDKKMSEHKEKKHERQKRREEAEVDSKPGFEDSSGAPRTSGGCEGDRSARDLERQICARAEKIQERCRNPRGTASEQMAAAMEDVEEMRKLQMRLLERKRTQGRDLEKTFMIFTGDTWPGFLDK, from the exons ATGGATGGGTGGAGTCGGTTCACTGACTGGGAAACGGGATTAACACGTTATCTACACAGTGTGCGCATTAG ACAAACGACGAGAAATTTCTCTGCCAAAAGACACTTGTGTATTTTGAGTATACCAGTAAAGCGTCTCGGCCTCTTTTGTGCAATGACTTCCCCGGAGAAGGAGGCTGAGCTTCCTGGTGCGCAGCTTAGCTTTGTCTTTGGGAGCAGTGTTGTCAGAGCGCCGATCCCCCGCACTCCTCCCGAGGATGCCGATCCACAGGAGCCCGCTGAATGTTATTCAACAGAGACGCTATGTCTGAGCAGATCTCAGCTGAAACATGTTCCAGACAGTCCTTTGAGAAATAGCAAGCTAAAG TATTTGAGTCTTGAAGGCAACCAGATATGCAGTATTCCAGGCTCCGTGTTTATCAGCTTGCCCAACCTACTGTGGTTAGATCTCAGGAAAAACCTAATTGAGTCACTCCCACCTGAAATTGGCTTGCACAG GTGCTTGAAAACACTGCTCTTAGAAGGGAATCCTATCTCTGAACTTCCACCTGAACTGG GAAATGTGATTACCCTCAAAGGTCTGAACCTAAGGGACTGCCCAATCCACTTTCCTCCACAAGAGATTGTGCAGCAGGGACTCCAGTCCATCCTTCAGTACCTGAGGAGTGCTCTGGCTCACCGGCCAGTCAGCGCAAGGAAGACCCCTCCAG AGTTGCCAGCAGTGGAGAAACTCCAGCTGTTAGAGCTGAGGGGTATGGAGGAGCAGGAAGAGTCAGGGGATGTGGAGGAGCTGCAGAGGTTCAAGGAACTCAAGCATCAGTTGATCCTACTGGACAGAGCTGAGCTGGGCTCAATACCACAACGTGATAAAAACCTAAACCCCAAACTTCTCCTTTCTGGCAGGAG AAAAAAGACAGCCACCAAGGCCGGCATGATTCCCCAGCTCCCCCTTTTTGACTCGCCTCCTTGGAAGAGGCCAGAGGAAAGGAAGCAGGCTGCAATGAAGGAGTTGAACGAGAAGAAGGCTATTCTCGAGCAGAAGAGAAA AAGCCAAGTGTCTCTTCAGAAGTGCTGCACACAAGCCAGAATCTCACAAGACAAGAAAATGTCTGAGCACAAAGAGAAGAAGcatgaaagacaaaaaaggcGTGAG GAAGCAGAAGTAGATTCAAAACCTGGTTTTGAGGACAGCAGTGGTGCTCCTCGGACGTCTGGCGGGTGTGAAGGGGACAG ATCGGCCCGGGACCTGGAACGGCAGATTTGTGCCCGTGCCGAgaagatacaggagaggtgcaGGAATCCCAGGGGCACAGCAAGCGAGCAGATGGCAGCAGCGATGGAGGATGTGGAAGAG ATGAGGAAGTTACAGATGCGGCTCCTGGAGAGGAAGAGAACTCAAGGACGAGATCTTGAAAAAACTTTCATGATCTTTACTGGGGACACCTGGCCTGGTTTCCTTGATAAGTGA